In one Magallana gigas chromosome 9, xbMagGiga1.1, whole genome shotgun sequence genomic region, the following are encoded:
- the LOC105330769 gene encoding uncharacterized protein, with the protein MGCIFTKPERNGRNRRIFRVYNVDEHGEELNNGKIEVTESDLILYHRQKEIRWPLRCLRRYGWEEELFSFESGRRCATGPGIFAFKCQRAEVLFNTVQESIRRAGQSDPPANPLGDTHSNSRPPSMIEIPDFQNRDDNQRNGMERNGNPHVPPNTENYVNQSTVDIRNQYENTMPPANATQSIFDILHMDIPPQSRDQPNINYTDLVFTSSDDSLCNNENGGLEPEDGSPANTEDVFLEDNVQNYVNVEPDKQPPRPPPPLMTRRDTNNGLSNYSNQSVSTMDPQGCLYITVDTGSVSTQAVPAPPAPVREQPPTYAVIDIAKSEALQNTQRDRVSSRYEDNDNGSRKTRHNSTFN; encoded by the coding sequence ATGGGATGCATTTTCACAAAGCCTGAAAGAAATGGCAGAAACCGCAGGATATTCAGAGTGTACAACGTGGACGAGCACGGAGAAGAATTGAACAATGGGAAAATTGAGGTGACAGAATCGGACCTAATTCTGTATCACCGTCAGAAGGAGATTCGATGGCCGCTACGTTGCCTGAGGCGCTACGGATGGGAGGAGGaactgttttcatttgaaagtGGCCGCCGATGCGCCACAGGACCTGGAATTTTCGCTTTCAAATGTCAGAGAGCAGAAGTGTTGTTCAACACAGTGCAGGAGTCTATTCGAAGGGCGGGACAAAGTGATCCACCTGCCAATCCTTTGGGAGATACTCATAGCAATAGCCGCCCCCCATCCATGATTGAAATCCCCGATTTCCAAAACAGGGATGATAACCAAAGAAACGGAATGGAAAGAAACGGAAATCCACACGTCCCCCCGAACACTGAGAATTATGTGAACCAATCGACTGTCGATATTAGAAATCAGTATGAGAACACCATGCCCCCTGCTAATGCTACTCAGAGTATCTTTGATATCCTACACATGGACATCCCCCCACAGAGTCGGGATCAGCCCAATATCAACTACACGGACCTAGTGTTCACGTCAAGTGATGACAGCTTGTGTAATAATGAGAATGGTGGTCTGGAGCCCGAAGACGGATCTCCGGCTAATACGGAGGATGTCTTCTTAGAAGACAACGTGCAGAACTATGTGAATGTTGAGCCGGACAAGCAACCCCCCAGACCCCCTCCCCCGCTCATGACCAGGCGAGACACGAACAACGGACTGAGTAACTACAGCAATCAGTCCGTGTCGACCATGGATCCGCAGGGGTGTCTGTACATAACCGTAGACACGGGGTCAGTCTCCACACAGGCTGTCCCAGCCCCACCCGCTCCGGTCAGAGAGCAGCCACCCACGTACGCTGTGATAGACATCGCGAAGTCGGAGGCTCTGCAGAACACTCAGAGGGACCGTGTCAGCAGTCGTTATGAGGATAATGACAATGGCAGTCGCAAAACGCGGCACAACAGCACCTTCAACTAA